The Collimonas sp. PA-H2 genome contains a region encoding:
- a CDS encoding LysR family transcriptional regulator → MDRLTSMAVFVRVVEKGSFAAVAEEFSLSTTMVANHVRALETHLGARLLDRTTRRHSLTEIGSVYVERCRDVLSSVQAADYVAEALRAVPRGKLRMTSPVTYGAHRLVPLIGEYMTLYPEVQVELVLNDRVVDMVEEGFEVALRSGVVDGANLIARPLRSSRMFAVASPAYLKRHGTPRHPAELAGHNCLGFMSWGKDHSWRFTHSEQLVEVPVRGSFVSNNGQALLTAALNGIGVVVQADVLLDAAIASGQLVPLLPKWSLPARPIHLVRTRDSRPTAKLRTFVDFLVQRLG, encoded by the coding sequence ATGGATAGATTGACCAGCATGGCTGTATTCGTCCGCGTGGTGGAAAAAGGCAGCTTCGCTGCGGTGGCGGAAGAGTTTTCGCTGTCGACCACCATGGTCGCCAATCACGTGCGGGCGCTGGAGACGCATCTCGGCGCACGTCTGCTGGACCGCACCACGCGCCGCCACAGCCTGACCGAGATCGGCAGCGTATATGTGGAGCGCTGCCGCGACGTGCTGAGCAGCGTGCAGGCCGCAGACTACGTCGCCGAAGCCTTGCGCGCCGTCCCGCGCGGCAAGCTGCGCATGACTTCGCCGGTCACTTATGGCGCACACCGATTGGTGCCGCTGATCGGCGAATACATGACGCTGTATCCGGAAGTGCAGGTGGAACTGGTCTTGAACGACCGCGTGGTGGATATGGTGGAAGAGGGCTTTGAAGTGGCGCTGCGCTCCGGCGTGGTGGACGGCGCCAATCTGATCGCCCGCCCGCTGCGCTCGTCGCGCATGTTTGCGGTGGCCAGTCCGGCCTATTTGAAACGCCACGGCACGCCGCGGCATCCGGCCGAGCTGGCCGGGCACAATTGCCTTGGCTTCATGTCATGGGGGAAAGATCACTCCTGGCGCTTCACCCACAGCGAGCAGCTTGTGGAGGTGCCGGTGCGCGGTTCCTTTGTCAGCAATAACGGCCAGGCGCTGTTGACCGCGGCGCTGAACGGCATCGGCGTGGTGGTGCAAGCCGATGTGCTGCTGGACGCCGCCATCGCTTCCGGCCAGCTGGTGCCGCTATTGCCGAAGTGGAGCTTGCCGGCCCGACCTATCCATCTGGTGCGCACCCGCGATTCGCGGCCGACCGCCAAGTTGCGCACTTTTGTCGATTTCCTGGTGCAGCGGCTCGGCTAG
- a CDS encoding phosphocholine-specific phospholipase C — MAHSSRRKFLKGSMAAMGATMLPPAVQQALAAPAVSGTLGSIGHVVIFCQENRSFDHYFGTIKGARGFNDDHAATIQGTSRNVFSQADSTGALYTPWRLNSSTSSAQWLSDVPHDLNTGTAAWNKGRNDKWIPNKGMNAHTYMTRSDLPYHYALADAFTLCDNYFCSARTSTNPNRLYLMSGTIDPQGLNGGPATTNGFTYGSLTWQTYPEALQAAGISWRTYQEVDNYDDNALAWFKQFQNLPTNSPLYINGVQTRVLADFQNDVTNNTLPAVSWIVAPAAKSEHPSGSPNVGVDYVNQFLQALASNPAVWAKTAFIYTYDENGGFYDHVTTPTPPTGTANEFVSGVPIGLGSRVPTIVCSPWSRGGWVASEVFDHTSTIQFLEKWTGVTCPNISQWRRDICGDLTSCFDFTTSNAAFPVLPNTAALATQASSQQSLPKPAPPAANTVMPPYEAGQKALRVQPYQLNGWLTQDLANKQIWTNWSNGGSKPAPLQINLDNYRTDNPWMYTMAANATARDYWHVISYGNGYYDLEMLAPNQFYRRFKGYLSGTAWQGQPQPQVQLTNNGAGQTVSILFDNSGTSNTAVFTLLDRITSGSVSSQTITVAPKQSTTIQFSTTNGWYDLKITLGGDSNFMQSMVGYTEGQQGLTRPPVLRW, encoded by the coding sequence ATGGCGCACTCAAGTCGTAGAAAATTTCTCAAAGGTTCTATGGCAGCGATGGGGGCGACCATGTTGCCGCCGGCTGTCCAGCAAGCGCTGGCTGCACCCGCTGTCAGCGGCACGCTGGGTTCGATCGGACACGTCGTCATTTTTTGCCAGGAGAACCGCTCCTTCGATCATTACTTCGGCACCATCAAGGGCGCGCGCGGTTTCAACGACGATCACGCCGCTACCATCCAGGGCACCTCCCGCAACGTCTTCAGCCAGGCCGACAGCACCGGCGCCCTGTACACGCCGTGGCGCCTGAATTCCAGCACTTCCTCGGCGCAGTGGCTGTCGGATGTGCCGCATGATTTGAATACCGGCACCGCTGCCTGGAACAAGGGCCGCAACGACAAGTGGATTCCCAACAAGGGCATGAATGCGCATACCTACATGACGCGCAGCGACCTGCCGTATCACTATGCGCTGGCGGATGCCTTCACCCTGTGCGACAACTATTTCTGCTCGGCGCGCACCTCGACCAACCCGAACCGCCTGTACCTGATGAGCGGCACCATCGACCCGCAGGGACTGAACGGCGGCCCGGCCACCACCAACGGCTTCACCTACGGCTCGCTGACCTGGCAGACCTATCCGGAAGCGCTGCAGGCGGCCGGCATCAGCTGGCGCACCTACCAGGAAGTCGACAACTACGACGACAATGCGCTGGCCTGGTTCAAGCAGTTCCAGAACCTGCCGACCAATTCGCCCCTGTATATCAATGGCGTGCAGACCCGGGTGCTGGCGGACTTCCAGAACGATGTCACCAACAACACCCTGCCGGCGGTGTCCTGGATCGTCGCGCCGGCGGCCAAGTCGGAACATCCGAGCGGCTCGCCGAATGTCGGCGTCGATTACGTCAATCAGTTCCTGCAGGCGCTGGCCTCGAATCCGGCAGTGTGGGCCAAGACCGCTTTCATCTACACCTATGATGAAAATGGCGGCTTCTACGATCACGTCACCACGCCAACGCCGCCAACCGGCACCGCCAACGAATTCGTCAGCGGCGTGCCGATCGGCCTCGGTTCGCGTGTGCCGACCATTGTCTGTTCGCCGTGGAGCCGCGGCGGCTGGGTCGCCAGCGAGGTATTCGATCACACCTCGACCATCCAGTTCCTGGAAAAATGGACCGGCGTAACCTGTCCCAACATCAGCCAGTGGCGGCGCGACATCTGCGGCGACCTGACTTCCTGTTTCGATTTCACCACCAGTAATGCCGCCTTCCCGGTGCTGCCGAATACCGCCGCGCTGGCAACCCAGGCCAGCAGCCAGCAAAGCCTGCCGAAACCGGCGCCGCCGGCAGCCAACACGGTCATGCCGCCGTATGAAGCCGGGCAAAAGGCCTTGCGCGTGCAGCCTTACCAACTGAACGGCTGGCTGACGCAAGACCTGGCCAACAAGCAGATCTGGACCAACTGGAGCAACGGCGGCAGCAAGCCTGCGCCGCTGCAGATCAACCTGGACAACTATCGCACCGACAACCCATGGATGTACACCATGGCGGCCAACGCCACTGCGCGCGACTACTGGCATGTGATCAGCTACGGCAATGGCTACTACGACCTGGAAATGCTGGCGCCGAACCAGTTCTACCGCCGCTTCAAGGGCTATCTCAGCGGCACCGCATGGCAGGGTCAGCCGCAACCGCAGGTGCAGCTGACCAACAACGGCGCCGGCCAGACTGTCAGCATCCTGTTCGACAATAGCGGCACCAGCAATACGGCGGTGTTCACTCTGCTAGACCGGATCACCTCAGGCAGCGTCAGCAGCCAGACCATCACGGTGGCGCCGAAGCAGAGCACGACAATCCAGTTCAGCACCACTAACGGCTGGTACGACCTGAAGATCACGCTGGGCGGCGACAGCAACTTCATGCAGTCGATGGTAGGCTACACCGAAGGGCAGCAAGGCCTGACGCGGCCGCCGGTGCTGCGTTGGTAA
- a CDS encoding carboxy terminal-processing peptidase produces the protein MAISTAAHALESGPPPVLTPLQQQAQAAHLSAQFLTRFHYKPVKLDDALAEKIITRYVKSLDPEKFFFIQADIDQFTAQTSKLDDAIYKEDLSIPFSIFNLYQQRIVDRLTYARELLKQGFDFSQKEDYAFVRDKEPWPKTEAESRDLWRKRVKNDWLRLKLAGKKDPAIRDTLSKRYENSLARAYKYKSDDVFQIFMNAYATSIEPHTDYLGTTAAADFDIAMKLSLVGIGAVLQERDEYTTIRELVPGGPAQLSGKIAVGDRIVGVAQGPQGAMTEVVGMRIDDVVKLIRGAKDTVVKLDILPADAGPDAKHKLLSLVRNKISLEQQAAKKTILSVKNGDSTRKVGVITLPAFYEDFDARGKGDKNYRSASRDVAALLNELKKEKVDSVLVDLRNNGGGSLTEAVDLTGLFVGKGPIVQQRNARGEVNVEADDRSTPVWSGPLAVLINRGSASASEIFAAAIQDYGRGVIIGEGSFGKGTVQTMVNLDQLAHNDKPKFGELKMTIAQFFRINGGTTQLRGVTPDVSLPGFSDTENFGESSYDNALPWSEVKAADYAKLGDIKDLAPQLKIRHDARVEKDKDYQRFVEDVTEVNTQRKKRSISLNEADRRAEMAQQETRQQARAKDSASDAAKGKDADGVDADSKDDGLQANERSLSAELAAEKKAKGAKDVLLNEAAHILSDASDLQKNNPKFAVQPVAAAPAK, from the coding sequence TTGGCAATCTCGACCGCAGCCCACGCGCTGGAGTCGGGCCCGCCACCGGTCCTGACGCCGTTGCAGCAGCAAGCGCAGGCGGCCCACCTGAGCGCGCAGTTCCTGACCCGCTTCCACTATAAGCCGGTGAAACTGGACGACGCGCTGGCGGAAAAAATCATCACCCGCTATGTCAAATCGCTGGATCCGGAAAAATTCTTTTTCATCCAAGCAGACATCGACCAGTTCACAGCCCAGACCAGCAAGCTCGACGACGCCATCTACAAAGAAGATCTGAGCATCCCTTTCAGCATTTTCAACCTGTATCAGCAGCGCATCGTCGATCGCCTGACCTATGCGCGTGAATTGCTGAAGCAGGGTTTCGATTTCAGCCAGAAGGAAGACTACGCCTTCGTGCGCGACAAGGAGCCATGGCCGAAAACCGAAGCCGAGAGCCGCGACCTGTGGCGCAAGCGGGTCAAGAACGACTGGCTGCGTCTGAAGCTGGCCGGCAAGAAGGACCCGGCGATACGCGATACGCTCAGCAAGCGCTACGAAAATTCGCTGGCGCGCGCCTATAAGTATAAGAGCGATGACGTGTTCCAGATCTTCATGAACGCATATGCGACATCGATCGAACCGCATACCGATTATCTCGGCACCACTGCGGCGGCGGATTTCGACATCGCCATGAAGCTGTCGCTGGTCGGCATCGGCGCCGTGCTGCAGGAGCGCGATGAGTACACTACTATCCGCGAGTTGGTGCCAGGCGGTCCGGCGCAGTTGTCCGGCAAGATCGCCGTCGGCGACCGCATCGTCGGCGTGGCGCAAGGCCCCCAGGGCGCCATGACCGAAGTGGTCGGCATGCGCATCGACGACGTCGTCAAGCTGATCCGCGGCGCCAAGGATACCGTGGTCAAGCTCGACATCCTGCCGGCCGATGCCGGTCCGGACGCCAAGCACAAGCTGCTGAGCCTGGTGCGCAACAAGATCAGCCTGGAACAGCAAGCCGCCAAGAAAACCATCCTCTCGGTAAAGAATGGCGACAGTACCCGCAAGGTCGGGGTGATCACCCTGCCGGCCTTCTATGAAGACTTCGATGCGCGCGGCAAGGGCGACAAGAATTACCGCAGCGCCAGCCGCGACGTGGCGGCGCTGCTGAACGAGCTGAAGAAGGAAAAGGTCGACAGCGTGCTGGTCGACCTGCGCAACAACGGCGGCGGCTCGCTGACTGAAGCGGTGGACCTGACCGGGCTGTTTGTCGGCAAGGGACCGATCGTGCAGCAACGCAATGCCCGCGGCGAAGTCAATGTCGAAGCCGACGATCGCTCCACGCCGGTGTGGAGCGGCCCGCTGGCGGTGCTGATCAACCGCGGTTCGGCCTCCGCCTCGGAGATTTTTGCGGCGGCGATCCAGGACTACGGGCGCGGCGTGATCATCGGTGAAGGTAGCTTCGGCAAAGGCACCGTGCAAACCATGGTCAACCTCGACCAGCTGGCGCACAACGACAAGCCGAAGTTCGGCGAACTGAAGATGACCATCGCCCAGTTCTTCCGCATCAACGGCGGCACCACGCAGCTGCGCGGCGTCACGCCGGACGTCAGCCTGCCGGGCTTCTCGGATACCGAGAATTTCGGCGAATCGAGCTACGACAATGCGCTGCCATGGTCGGAAGTCAAGGCGGCAGACTATGCCAAGCTGGGCGACATCAAGGACCTTGCGCCGCAGCTCAAGATCCGGCATGACGCCCGGGTCGAGAAAGACAAGGATTACCAGCGCTTCGTGGAAGACGTGACTGAGGTAAACACTCAGCGCAAGAAGCGCTCCATCTCTCTCAATGAAGCCGACCGCCGCGCTGAAATGGCGCAGCAGGAAACCCGCCAGCAAGCTCGCGCCAAGGATAGCGCCAGCGATGCCGCCAAAGGCAAGGACGCCGATGGCGTCGATGCCGACAGCAAGGACGACGGCCTGCAAGCGAATGAGCGCAGCCTGAGCGCCGAACTGGCGGCCGAGAAAAAAGCCAAGGGCGCGAAGGACGTGTTATTGAACGAAGCGGCGCATATCCTTAGCGACGCCTCGGATCTGCAAAAGAACAATCCGAAATTCGCGGTGCAGCCGGTGGCAGCGGCGCCGGCAAAATGA
- a CDS encoding MFS transporter, protein MILFMLFAVTTFNYADRAILSIAGTAMKSELGFDAVTMGFIFSAFSWAYVLGQLPGGWLLDRYGSKRVYAASIFIWSLFTLLQGGVHFLGAMWAVPALFMLRFMVGLAEAPSFPANGRIVAAWFPTTERGTASAIFNSAQYFATVLFAPLMAWITHVYGWSQTFVVMGVGGMLLSMIWMRAMHSPKGHPRMTQSELAHIRDGGGLVDMDQGLEAGKGSQVNRGVKLAYLKQLLSNRMLAGVYLGQYCINTITYFFLTWFPIYLVQERGMSILKAGMVASLPAICGFLGGVLGGVISDRLIKRGFSLTWARKIPIVAGLLLSTTMVLCNYVDTQWMVVGIMALAFFGKGVGALGWAVVADTSPKEIIGLTGSLFNTFGNIAGITAPIVIGYIIKETGNFEWALVYVGANALLAVISYLVIVKDIKRVVLKPLDDAEPPYKKLSGVETR, encoded by the coding sequence ATGATCTTGTTCATGTTATTTGCAGTAACTACTTTCAACTACGCCGACCGCGCCATCTTGTCGATTGCCGGCACGGCCATGAAGAGTGAGCTGGGTTTCGACGCCGTCACCATGGGTTTCATCTTCTCGGCCTTCAGCTGGGCCTATGTGCTGGGGCAACTGCCGGGCGGCTGGCTGCTGGATCGCTACGGTTCCAAGCGGGTGTATGCCGCCAGCATATTTATCTGGTCGCTGTTCACCCTGCTGCAAGGCGGCGTGCATTTTCTCGGCGCCATGTGGGCGGTGCCGGCACTGTTCATGCTGCGCTTCATGGTGGGGCTGGCTGAAGCGCCTTCTTTCCCTGCCAACGGCCGTATTGTCGCCGCCTGGTTTCCCACCACCGAGCGCGGCACCGCGTCGGCGATTTTCAACTCTGCCCAATATTTCGCCACGGTGCTGTTCGCACCCTTGATGGCCTGGATCACCCATGTTTACGGCTGGTCGCAAACCTTCGTCGTCATGGGTGTCGGCGGCATGCTGCTGAGCATGATCTGGATGCGCGCCATGCATAGCCCGAAAGGCCATCCGCGCATGACCCAGTCCGAACTGGCGCACATCCGCGACGGCGGCGGCCTGGTCGATATGGACCAGGGCCTGGAGGCAGGCAAGGGCAGCCAGGTCAATCGCGGCGTCAAGCTAGCTTATCTCAAGCAGCTGCTCAGCAACCGCATGCTGGCCGGCGTCTACCTGGGCCAGTACTGCATCAATACCATCACCTATTTTTTCCTGACCTGGTTCCCTATCTATCTGGTGCAGGAGCGCGGCATGTCGATCCTGAAAGCGGGCATGGTGGCTTCGCTGCCGGCGATCTGCGGTTTCCTTGGCGGCGTGCTGGGCGGCGTCATTTCGGACCGTCTGATCAAGCGGGGCTTTTCGCTGACCTGGGCGCGCAAGATCCCAATCGTCGCCGGCCTGCTGTTGTCGACGACCATGGTCTTGTGCAACTACGTCGATACCCAGTGGATGGTGGTCGGCATCATGGCGCTGGCGTTTTTCGGCAAGGGTGTCGGCGCGCTGGGCTGGGCGGTGGTGGCGGATACCTCGCCGAAAGAGATCATCGGCCTCACCGGCAGCCTGTTCAATACATTTGGCAATATCGCCGGAATCACGGCGCCTATCGTGATCGGTTATATCATCAAGGAAACCGGCAACTTCGAATGGGCGCTGGTGTACGTCGGCGCCAATGCCTTGCTGGCGGTGATCAGCTACCTGGTGATCGTCAAGGATATCAAGCGGGTGGTGCTCAAACCGCTCGACGATGCGGAACCGCCTTACAAGAAATTATCTGGAGTGGAAACACGATGA
- the gcvA gene encoding transcriptional regulator GcvA, translating into MKLPPLPALRAFEALARLGKVVDAAEELHVTHSAVSHQVKALEDYIGLALVTRAGRSLTLTEEGRIYAYQVRQALAEIAGATEKIQRRPRDSQLTISVVPSFGTFWLLPRLHDFIAAHPELQISLTASMAFADFENELPDCAIRFGHGQWPDLHCEPLMDDSLLIVAAPTFNGGDLAITPEQLMSLPLLHASESWPVWLSAAGCEHLRPRAALEFTDSSMMLEAARLGYGVALTRRSIAHAMIERRQLVRLTDIEAPHPSRYFLVWPVRSHQSPKLLLLLAWLKQQVADYQGSLMADRKQRARKK; encoded by the coding sequence GTGAAACTGCCGCCTTTGCCCGCATTGCGCGCATTTGAAGCCCTGGCCCGCCTGGGGAAAGTGGTCGATGCCGCCGAGGAGCTGCATGTCACGCACAGCGCCGTCAGCCATCAGGTGAAAGCGCTGGAGGATTACATCGGCCTGGCGCTGGTGACGCGTGCAGGCCGCTCCCTGACGCTGACGGAAGAAGGGCGCATCTATGCCTATCAGGTGCGCCAGGCACTGGCCGAGATCGCCGGCGCCACCGAGAAAATCCAGCGCCGGCCGCGGGATAGCCAACTGACGATTTCAGTGGTGCCGTCCTTCGGCACCTTCTGGCTGCTGCCGCGCCTGCACGATTTCATCGCGGCCCATCCGGAGCTGCAGATCAGCCTGACGGCGAGCATGGCGTTCGCCGACTTTGAAAACGAGCTGCCCGATTGCGCGATCCGTTTCGGCCACGGCCAGTGGCCGGACTTGCATTGCGAACCCTTGATGGACGACAGCCTGCTGATCGTCGCCGCACCCACTTTCAACGGCGGCGACCTGGCCATCACGCCGGAACAGCTGATGTCGCTGCCGCTGCTGCATGCCAGCGAAAGCTGGCCGGTATGGCTGTCGGCGGCCGGCTGCGAGCACTTGCGTCCGCGCGCGGCGCTGGAGTTCACCGATTCCAGCATGATGCTGGAAGCCGCCAGGCTGGGTTACGGCGTTGCGCTCACGCGGCGCTCGATCGCCCACGCCATGATCGAGCGGCGGCAACTGGTCAGGCTCACCGATATCGAAGCGCCGCATCCATCGCGCTATTTCCTGGTCTGGCCGGTGCGCAGCCATCAATCGCCCAAGCTGTTGCTGCTGCTGGCCTGGCTGAAGCAGCAGGTGGCGGACTACCAAGGTAGCTTGATGGCAGACCGCAAGCAGCGCGCCCGCAAAAAATAA
- the garD gene encoding galactarate dehydratase yields MSTIASTTAASAAAAPLYIRMQDEDNVAIVANDGGLPAGTVFPCGLVLRDKVPQGHKLALRDLAEGEAIIRYGVAIGYARRAIPQGSWIEESLVRMPPARELTNLPIATRVPAAAAPLDGYTFEGYRNADGTVGTRNILAISTTVQCVSGVVEHAVKRIKAELLPKYPNVDDVIGLEHTYGCGVAIDAPGAEIPIRTLRNISMNPNFGGQAMVVSLGCEKLQPGRLFPQGAIPIQNTGGKEDGLRVVCLQDAEHVGFESMIVSIMTTAEEQLSELNRRRRETCPASELTVGVQCGGSDAFSGVTANPAVGYATDLLVRAGATVMFSETTEVRDGIDQLTARAATPEIAAAMIREMAWYDDYLTRGGVDRSANTTPGNKKGGLANIVEKAMGSIVKSGSSAISGVLSPGDKVKQKGLIYAATPASDFVCGTLQLAAGMNLHVFTTGRGTPYGLAAVPVIKVATRNDLARRWHDLMDVNAGRIASGEASIEEVGWELFRLMLDVASGRKQTWAEYHKLHNALTLFNPAPIT; encoded by the coding sequence ATGAGCACCATAGCCAGCACTACAGCCGCAAGTGCCGCTGCCGCGCCTTTATATATCCGCATGCAGGACGAGGACAACGTCGCCATCGTTGCGAACGACGGCGGCCTGCCGGCGGGGACTGTATTTCCCTGCGGCCTGGTGCTGCGAGACAAGGTGCCGCAAGGGCACAAGCTGGCGTTGCGCGATCTGGCCGAGGGCGAGGCCATCATCCGTTACGGCGTCGCCATCGGCTATGCGCGGCGCGCCATTCCCCAAGGCAGCTGGATAGAAGAATCGCTGGTGCGGATGCCGCCTGCGCGTGAGCTGACCAATCTGCCGATCGCCACCCGGGTGCCGGCCGCGGCCGCGCCGCTGGATGGCTATACCTTCGAAGGTTACCGCAATGCCGACGGTACGGTCGGCACCCGCAACATCCTGGCGATCAGCACCACGGTGCAATGCGTGTCGGGCGTAGTGGAGCATGCGGTCAAGCGCATCAAGGCTGAGCTGCTGCCCAAGTATCCAAATGTGGATGACGTCATCGGCCTTGAACACACCTATGGTTGCGGCGTGGCGATCGATGCGCCGGGCGCCGAAATCCCGATCCGCACCTTGCGCAACATCAGCATGAATCCGAACTTCGGCGGTCAGGCGATGGTGGTCAGCCTGGGTTGCGAAAAGCTGCAGCCGGGTCGTTTGTTCCCGCAAGGCGCGATCCCGATCCAGAACACTGGTGGCAAGGAAGACGGTTTGCGCGTGGTCTGCCTGCAGGATGCCGAGCATGTCGGCTTCGAGTCTATGATCGTCTCCATCATGACGACCGCCGAAGAGCAATTAAGCGAGCTGAACCGGCGCCGCCGCGAAACCTGTCCGGCCTCGGAATTGACGGTGGGCGTGCAATGCGGCGGCAGCGATGCCTTTTCCGGCGTCACCGCCAATCCGGCGGTGGGTTATGCCACCGATCTGCTGGTGCGGGCCGGCGCCACTGTGATGTTTTCTGAAACCACGGAAGTGCGCGACGGCATCGACCAGCTCACCGCGCGTGCCGCAACCCCGGAGATTGCCGCGGCAATGATACGTGAGATGGCCTGGTACGACGATTACCTGACCCGTGGCGGCGTCGACCGCAGCGCCAACACTACGCCTGGCAACAAAAAAGGCGGCCTGGCGAATATCGTCGAAAAAGCCATGGGTTCCATCGTCAAGTCCGGCAGCAGCGCCATTTCCGGCGTGCTGTCTCCCGGCGACAAGGTCAAACAAAAAGGCTTGATCTACGCTGCCACGCCGGCCAGCGATTTCGTCTGCGGCACCTTGCAGCTGGCTGCCGGCATGAACCTGCACGTGTTCACCACCGGGCGCGGCACGCCCTACGGCCTGGCCGCGGTGCCGGTGATCAAGGTGGCCACGCGCAACGATCTGGCGCGGCGCTGGCACGACCTGATGGATGTCAATGCCGGCCGCATCGCCAGCGGCGAAGCCAGCATCGAAGAGGTCGGCTGGGAATTGTTCCGCCTGATGCTGGACGTCGCCAGCGGCCGCAAGCAGACCTGGGCCGAATATCACAAGCTGCATAATGCCCTGACCCTGTTCAATCCGGCGCCGATTACCTGA
- a CDS encoding nuclear transport factor 2 family protein, whose amino-acid sequence MILNEIQNMLKDYFDVLQTQDLGKFDQVFHPGCILYSAQDGAVTVRPFQEYRKMVQGRESPQARGFARLDEIMMVDVMSPEMAMVKVRLRLFDNIMVDYLNLLKVEGRWTIVAKLFHRAETLAA is encoded by the coding sequence ATGATACTCAATGAAATCCAAAACATGCTGAAAGATTATTTCGACGTGCTGCAAACCCAGGATCTGGGCAAGTTCGACCAGGTGTTCCATCCTGGCTGCATCTTGTACTCGGCGCAGGACGGCGCCGTCACCGTGCGTCCCTTCCAGGAATACCGCAAGATGGTGCAGGGCCGTGAATCGCCGCAGGCGCGCGGCTTTGCGCGCCTGGACGAAATCATGATGGTGGATGTGATGTCGCCGGAAATGGCGATGGTCAAGGTGCGCCTGCGGCTGTTCGACAACATCATGGTCGACTACCTCAACCTGCTCAAGGTGGAAGGCAGGTGGACCATCGTCGCCAAGCTGTTCCATCGGGCTGAAACGCTCGCTGCCTGA
- a CDS encoding SMP-30/gluconolactonase/LRE family protein, whose product MKPNICFRSLSWSAALLSALICGQQPALAAGAAATPAALPTLTLPADWYPESLATGPDGSFYVGSWRQGAVARLRPDGGAPEILVPPGSNGLANGQGVLVDAAHQLLWVCSDNWGYTSVPSTPSALKSYDLASGAPRASYAMPDKGYCNDLAQDSHSTLYVTDSFHPRVLRLLPGATELTVWKEDPSMGAGSDGVYLNGIALDGDHSLYLSLVTAVPYVLHVDVEDNGAAGAVSRIEMPRLLKNADAIRIYAPGRMAIFESNAFGKSGPYGGQISIARIDGGSAALDTIVGGLNDPSSGVIVGNRVYFIESKYSLLFQHKEHPEEIPTNVPFDLQSRELPR is encoded by the coding sequence ATGAAGCCGAATATCTGTTTTCGCAGTCTCAGCTGGTCCGCCGCCTTATTGAGCGCCTTGATTTGCGGACAACAACCAGCACTCGCCGCGGGCGCCGCAGCGACACCAGCGGCGCTGCCGACCCTGACCCTGCCGGCGGACTGGTACCCGGAGAGCCTGGCGACCGGACCGGATGGCTCGTTTTACGTCGGCAGCTGGCGCCAGGGTGCGGTGGCGCGGCTGCGGCCGGATGGCGGCGCGCCGGAAATCCTGGTGCCGCCTGGCTCCAACGGCCTCGCCAATGGCCAGGGTGTGCTGGTCGATGCGGCGCATCAGCTGCTGTGGGTCTGCTCCGACAACTGGGGCTACACCAGCGTGCCGTCTACGCCAAGCGCGCTGAAAAGCTACGACCTCGCCAGCGGCGCGCCGCGCGCCAGCTATGCCATGCCGGACAAAGGCTATTGCAACGACCTGGCGCAGGACAGCCATAGCACGCTATATGTCACCGATTCCTTCCATCCGCGCGTATTGCGCCTGCTGCCGGGAGCGACCGAATTGACGGTCTGGAAGGAAGATCCGAGCATGGGCGCCGGTAGCGATGGCGTTTACCTGAACGGCATTGCATTGGACGGCGACCATAGTCTGTACCTCAGCCTGGTGACCGCCGTGCCTTATGTATTGCACGTGGATGTCGAGGATAACGGCGCAGCCGGCGCGGTGAGCCGCATCGAGATGCCGCGCCTGCTGAAGAACGCCGACGCCATCCGCATCTACGCTCCCGGCCGCATGGCGATCTTCGAGAGCAATGCCTTCGGCAAGAGCGGCCCTTACGGCGGCCAGATCAGCATCGCCAGGATCGACGGCGGCAGCGCGGCGCTCGACACCATCGTCGGCGGACTGAACGATCCTTCGTCGGGAGTCATCGTCGGCAACCGCGTGTACTTCATCGAATCCAAATATTCGCTGCTGTTCCAGCACAAGGAGCATCCGGAAGAGATCCCGACGAATGTGCCATTCGACCTGCAATCGCGTGAGTTGCCGAGATAG
- a CDS encoding GNAT family N-acetyltransferase: MITISSYSDAYRDGVANLILPIQQQEFGLAISLQDQPDLLDIPNFYQSGHGNFWLALAANEVVGSISLRDIGNRQGALRKMFVQAPFRGREHQVAQRLLQTLVEWSRDQGLQDVFLGTTAAFLAAHRFYEKNGFIEITPADLPSAFPRMALDTKFYRLSL, from the coding sequence ATGATCACCATCAGCAGCTACTCGGATGCCTATCGCGACGGCGTCGCCAACCTGATCCTGCCGATCCAGCAACAGGAATTCGGCCTCGCCATCAGCTTGCAGGACCAGCCAGACTTGCTCGACATTCCCAATTTTTATCAAAGCGGCCACGGCAATTTCTGGCTGGCGCTGGCTGCAAACGAGGTGGTGGGCAGCATCTCGCTGCGCGACATCGGCAACCGCCAGGGCGCGCTGCGCAAGATGTTCGTGCAGGCGCCGTTCCGCGGCCGCGAGCATCAAGTCGCGCAGCGCTTGCTGCAGACGCTGGTCGAATGGTCGCGGGACCAGGGATTGCAGGATGTATTTCTCGGCACGACAGCGGCCTTCCTGGCAGCGCATCGTTTCTATGAAAAGAATGGCTTTATCGAGATTACGCCAGCGGATCTGCCGTCAGCATTCCCGCGCATGGCGCTGGACACCAAATTCTACCGGCTCAGCCTGTAA